The Geothrix sp. genome window below encodes:
- a CDS encoding NADP-dependent isocitrate dehydrogenase, with protein sequence MTTQKIIWTDIDEAPALATYSLLPIIQAFTKGTGIAVETSDISLAGRILANFPEHLTESQRIPDNLAQLGALALKPEANIIKLPNISASIPQLIAAIKELQSQGYQIPDYPEQPTEEVEKAIQTRYAKVLGSAVNPVLREGNSDRRAPLSVKNFAKKHPHKMSPWSPDSKARVAHMTTGDFFGSETSTTLAKATTARIEFVGADGAVKVLKEKLPLQAGEVLDASVMNVKSLRAFYAEQIDAAKRDGLLLSLHLKATMMKISDPVMFGHAVSVFYQPVFEKHNATLRELGVNTANGLGDVYAKIQALPEARRAEIEADIQAVYATHPALAMVDSDKGITNLHVPNDIIVDASMPVVVRDAGKMWGADGKLHDTLAMIPDRCYATMYKTVIEDCQKHGAFDPATIGSVPNVGLMAQKAEEYGSHDKTFFAPAAGTIRIVDESGATLLSQKVEEGDIFRGCQAKDAPIQDWVKLAVTRARLTGAPAIFWLDKARAHDAQMIAKVETYLKNHDTKWLDIRILPPDEAMKVSCERIRKGLDTISVTGNVLRDYLTDLFPIIELGTSAKMLSIVPLLGGGGLFETGAGGSAPKHVQQFQKEGYLRWDSLGEFSAFCASLEHLANTFKNAKAAVLAETLDQAIAKFLDNDKSPARKVGQIDNRGSHFYLALYWAQALAAQAKDAELQARFSKVAQQLGANEAKINEELIGAQGKPVDMGGYYHPDRAKTGAAMRPSATLNAIIDAIA encoded by the coding sequence ATGACCACCCAGAAGATCATCTGGACCGACATCGACGAAGCCCCGGCGCTGGCGACCTACTCCCTGCTTCCCATCATCCAGGCCTTCACCAAGGGTACCGGCATCGCCGTCGAGACCTCGGACATCTCCCTCGCCGGCCGCATCCTCGCCAACTTCCCCGAGCACCTGACCGAGTCCCAGCGCATCCCCGACAACCTGGCCCAGTTGGGCGCCCTGGCCCTGAAGCCGGAAGCCAACATCATCAAGCTCCCCAACATCAGCGCCTCCATCCCCCAGCTCATCGCGGCCATCAAGGAACTGCAGTCCCAGGGCTACCAGATCCCCGACTATCCCGAGCAGCCCACGGAGGAAGTGGAGAAGGCGATCCAGACCCGCTATGCCAAGGTGCTGGGCAGCGCGGTGAACCCCGTGCTGCGCGAGGGCAACTCCGACCGCCGCGCCCCCCTCTCCGTGAAGAACTTCGCCAAGAAGCACCCGCACAAGATGTCGCCCTGGAGCCCGGACTCCAAGGCCCGCGTGGCCCACATGACCACCGGCGACTTCTTCGGCAGCGAAACCTCGACCACCCTCGCCAAGGCCACGACGGCCCGCATCGAATTCGTGGGCGCGGATGGCGCCGTGAAGGTGCTGAAGGAGAAGCTTCCCCTGCAGGCCGGTGAGGTGCTCGACGCCTCCGTCATGAATGTCAAATCCCTCCGGGCCTTCTACGCGGAGCAGATCGACGCGGCCAAGCGGGACGGCCTGCTGCTCTCCCTGCACCTGAAGGCCACCATGATGAAGATCTCGGATCCCGTCATGTTCGGTCATGCCGTGTCCGTCTTCTACCAGCCGGTCTTCGAGAAGCACAACGCCACCCTGCGGGAATTGGGCGTGAACACCGCCAATGGGCTGGGTGATGTCTACGCCAAGATCCAGGCCCTGCCCGAGGCTCGCCGTGCCGAGATCGAGGCGGACATCCAGGCGGTCTACGCCACCCACCCGGCCCTGGCCATGGTGGATTCCGATAAGGGCATTACGAACCTGCATGTGCCCAACGACATCATCGTGGATGCCTCCATGCCCGTAGTGGTGCGCGACGCGGGCAAGATGTGGGGCGCCGATGGCAAGCTCCACGACACCCTGGCCATGATCCCGGACCGCTGCTACGCCACGATGTACAAGACCGTCATCGAGGACTGCCAGAAGCACGGCGCCTTCGACCCCGCCACCATCGGCAGCGTGCCGAATGTGGGTCTCATGGCGCAGAAAGCCGAGGAATACGGCTCCCACGACAAGACCTTCTTCGCCCCGGCCGCCGGGACCATCCGCATCGTGGACGAGTCCGGCGCCACCCTGCTCTCCCAGAAAGTGGAGGAGGGCGACATCTTCCGGGGCTGCCAGGCCAAGGACGCGCCCATCCAGGACTGGGTCAAGCTGGCCGTCACCCGCGCCCGCCTGACCGGCGCCCCCGCCATCTTCTGGCTGGACAAGGCCCGCGCCCACGACGCCCAGATGATCGCCAAGGTCGAGACCTACCTCAAGAACCATGACACCAAGTGGCTGGACATCCGAATCCTGCCTCCGGATGAGGCCATGAAGGTCTCCTGCGAGCGCATCCGGAAGGGCCTCGACACCATCTCCGTCACGGGCAATGTCCTGCGCGACTACCTCACGGACCTCTTCCCCATCATCGAGCTGGGCACCAGCGCCAAGATGCTCTCCATCGTGCCCCTGCTGGGCGGTGGCGGCCTCTTCGAAACCGGCGCCGGCGGTTCCGCTCCCAAGCATGTCCAACAGTTCCAGAAGGAGGGCTACCTCCGCTGGGATTCCCTGGGCGAGTTCTCCGCCTTCTGCGCCTCTCTGGAGCACCTGGCCAATACCTTCAAGAACGCCAAGGCCGCCGTGCTGGCGGAAACCCTGGATCAGGCCATCGCCAAGTTCCTCGACAACGACAAGTCCCCCGCCCGCAAGGTCGGCCAGATCGACAACCGGGGCAGCCACTTCTACCTGGCCTTGTACTGGGCCCAGGCCCTGGCTGCTCAGGCCAAGGATGCCGAGCTTCAGGCCCGGTTCTCGAAGGTGGCCCAGCAGCTCGGCGCGAACGAGGCGAAGATCAATGAGGAGCTGATCGGAGCCCAGGGCAAGCCCGTGGACATGGGCGGCTACTACCACCCCGATCGTGCCAAGACGGGCGCGGCGATGCGGCCCAGCGCCACGCTGAACGCCATCATCGACGCCATCGCATAG
- a CDS encoding metallophosphatase, translated as MDRRDFLVSLGAAAAASQVSPLRASMGAVMGGTEAAAAGRVTLLHTNDTHSRIEPFGPGNGAISGKGGMARRATLVRQLRQQLGAVLLLDAGDTFQGTPYFNRYKGRLDYQLMRMVGYDAGTLGNHDFDNGVGMLVEAMESMEQLKHANPPFAFVNCNFDCKGAPALEKRIRPYLVREFPGLKVGITGVGVAFAGLVAPKNHEGIVWKDPYESLRPVVKRLREVEKVDLVVVLSHLGYSNKDSAHDDLRLPGAVAGIDAVIGGHSHTFLETPTKLPQAQGETLVFQVGFGGVNLGRMDFALTRGGVKAASGVAMPVAG; from the coding sequence ATGGATCGCCGCGATTTCCTCGTCTCCCTTGGCGCCGCCGCTGCCGCCTCCCAGGTATCCCCCCTGCGGGCCTCAATGGGGGCTGTGATGGGGGGTACCGAGGCGGCCGCCGCCGGCCGCGTCACCCTCCTGCACACCAACGACACCCACTCCCGCATCGAGCCCTTCGGGCCGGGCAACGGCGCCATCAGCGGCAAGGGCGGCATGGCCCGCCGGGCCACCCTGGTGCGGCAGCTGCGCCAGCAGCTGGGGGCCGTGCTGCTCCTGGACGCCGGCGACACCTTCCAGGGCACGCCCTACTTCAACCGCTACAAGGGTCGCCTGGACTATCAGCTCATGCGCATGGTGGGCTACGACGCGGGCACTTTGGGCAACCACGATTTTGACAACGGCGTGGGAATGCTGGTGGAGGCCATGGAATCCATGGAGCAGCTCAAGCACGCCAACCCGCCCTTCGCCTTCGTCAACTGCAATTTCGACTGCAAGGGCGCTCCCGCCCTCGAAAAACGCATCCGGCCCTATCTCGTCCGCGAATTCCCGGGGCTGAAGGTGGGCATCACCGGCGTGGGCGTGGCGTTCGCGGGTCTGGTGGCCCCCAAGAACCACGAGGGGATCGTCTGGAAGGACCCCTACGAAAGCCTGAGACCGGTGGTGAAGCGGCTGCGCGAGGTCGAAAAGGTGGACCTGGTGGTGGTGCTGTCCCATCTGGGCTACAGCAACAAGGATTCCGCCCACGACGACCTGCGCCTGCCCGGCGCGGTGGCAGGTATCGACGCCGTGATCGGTGGGCACAGCCACACCTTTTTGGAAACACCCACCAAGCTTCCCCAGGCCCAGGGGGAGACCCTCGTGTTCCAGGTCGGCTTTGGCGGCGTGAATCTGGGCCGCATGGACTTCGCCCTGACCCGCGGCGGCGTCAAGGCCGCCTCTGGAGTCGCCATGCCGGTGGCGGGCTGA
- a CDS encoding 5'-nucleotidase C-terminal domain-containing protein, with the protein MKPNPGRALLVFSLFSLPLAAQPPSVKTEVIPITEAIPEDADIQKVIAPLAAEIKASFGLPLVEAPQGLFRGRRGEENLLGYWVSDVMRRAAQPLVGMPVPFAITNAGGLRANLRPGQLKVGDIFELMPFENEMVVIELTGAEVIQVVKEGLLRRGGEPCSGVKAKIEGPPEQAVLTVTWEDGSPIDPEATIKVATTDYLYGGGDSIPTLKKGRKPFTTGVTLRQMLLDECAALGKAKKDLVSPPPGRYGIPVPIQEAIRDKKLKL; encoded by the coding sequence GTGAAGCCTAATCCAGGTCGTGCCCTCCTCGTCTTTTCCCTGTTTTCCCTTCCGCTGGCGGCGCAGCCCCCCAGCGTGAAGACCGAGGTCATCCCCATTACGGAGGCCATTCCGGAGGATGCGGACATCCAGAAGGTCATCGCCCCTTTGGCGGCGGAGATCAAGGCCAGCTTCGGTCTGCCGCTGGTGGAGGCGCCCCAGGGGCTCTTCCGTGGGCGCCGGGGCGAGGAGAACCTGCTGGGCTATTGGGTTTCGGATGTCATGCGCCGAGCCGCCCAACCCCTCGTGGGCATGCCAGTCCCGTTTGCCATCACCAATGCCGGAGGCTTGCGGGCCAACCTGCGACCGGGACAGCTCAAGGTGGGCGACATCTTCGAGCTGATGCCCTTCGAGAACGAGATGGTGGTGATCGAGCTCACGGGCGCCGAGGTGATCCAGGTCGTGAAGGAAGGCCTGCTCCGCCGAGGCGGTGAGCCCTGTTCCGGCGTGAAGGCGAAGATCGAAGGCCCCCCTGAGCAGGCTGTCCTCACCGTCACTTGGGAGGACGGCAGCCCCATCGATCCGGAAGCCACAATCAAGGTGGCCACGACGGACTACCTCTACGGTGGCGGCGATTCCATCCCCACACTGAAGAAGGGGCGCAAGCCCTTCACCACGGGTGTCACGCTCAGGCAGATGCTGCTCGATGAATGTGCGGCCCTGGGCAAGGCGAAGAAGGACCTGGTTTCCCCACCCCCGGGGCGCTATGGGATTCCAGTTCCAATCCAGGAAGCCATCCGCGACAAGAAGCTGAAGCTGTAG
- a CDS encoding anthranilate synthase component I family protein, protein MHLIRHPFPADLLTPLAAYLALRPAGASLLLESCDQGERVGRHSFVLLEGPAECRLAPPARGWIEALRGLAGAPPSGAIHDPVAELPTLREPLPIGVGCAGYLGFEAMGAQEPTLPLPARNGLGLPGLWVKRFDAALVFDHLHQVAELQTVDADVEAGFRRLRELRARLLAGVRDPGPGTSHPRAQALMAREAYEGAVIRAQERILDGDIYQLVPSQRFRVEDPPPPLEAYRRLRRLNPSPYGFLLEWGDFALVGASPEMLVRVQDGEAETLPIAGTVPRGANAEEDTSRFEALKRDPKELAEHQMLVDLARNDLGRVAVPGGVRVEKPLALQRTSHVLHLTTTVKAKLRAGVDALDVLAAAFPAGTVSGAPKLRACQRIAELEGEVRGPYGGVLLRLGTDGILDTALILRTAVYAGGAAYLQAGAGVVRASNPESEYFETLHKLGAVAQALGVQLPGASR, encoded by the coding sequence GTGCACCTGATCCGCCATCCCTTTCCCGCCGACCTGCTGACGCCCCTGGCCGCCTACCTGGCCCTGCGCCCGGCTGGAGCCAGCCTCCTGCTGGAGTCCTGTGATCAGGGCGAACGGGTGGGCCGCCACAGTTTCGTGCTGCTGGAAGGCCCGGCGGAATGCCGCCTGGCGCCTCCCGCCCGGGGCTGGATCGAGGCCCTGCGGGGGCTGGCTGGAGCCCCGCCGTCAGGAGCCATCCACGATCCGGTCGCCGAACTCCCCACGCTCCGGGAACCCCTGCCCATCGGTGTCGGATGTGCGGGCTATCTGGGTTTCGAGGCCATGGGCGCCCAGGAGCCGACCCTTCCGCTGCCCGCCCGGAACGGGCTGGGCCTGCCGGGCCTCTGGGTGAAGCGCTTCGACGCGGCCCTGGTCTTCGACCACTTGCACCAGGTGGCCGAGCTGCAGACCGTGGATGCCGATGTCGAAGCCGGTTTCCGGCGTCTGCGGGAGCTGCGGGCCCGGCTGCTGGCGGGCGTGCGCGATCCGGGGCCGGGCACCTCCCATCCGAGGGCCCAGGCCCTGATGGCCCGCGAGGCCTACGAGGGTGCGGTGATCCGGGCGCAGGAGCGCATTCTCGATGGCGACATCTACCAGCTGGTGCCCAGCCAGCGCTTCCGCGTCGAGGACCCGCCACCCCCCCTCGAGGCCTACCGCCGCCTGCGCCGGTTGAATCCGAGCCCCTATGGGTTCCTGCTCGAATGGGGGGATTTCGCCCTGGTGGGCGCTTCTCCGGAGATGCTGGTGCGGGTGCAGGATGGCGAGGCCGAGACCCTGCCCATCGCTGGCACGGTGCCCAGGGGCGCGAACGCCGAGGAGGACACCTCCCGTTTCGAGGCCCTGAAGCGGGATCCGAAGGAGCTGGCCGAGCACCAGATGCTGGTGGACCTGGCCCGCAACGACCTGGGCCGCGTGGCCGTGCCCGGCGGGGTCCGGGTGGAGAAACCCCTGGCCCTCCAGCGCACCAGCCATGTCCTGCACCTCACCACCACGGTGAAGGCGAAGCTGCGGGCGGGCGTGGATGCCCTGGATGTGCTGGCGGCGGCATTCCCCGCGGGCACCGTGAGCGGTGCCCCCAAACTCCGGGCCTGCCAGCGCATCGCGGAGCTGGAAGGTGAGGTCCGCGGACCCTACGGCGGTGTGCTGCTGCGGCTGGGGACGGACGGCATCCTGGACACGGCCCTCATCCTCCGCACGGCGGTCTACGCCGGAGGGGCCGCCTACCTGCAGGCCGGGGCCGGCGTGGTGCGGGCTTCGAACCCGGAGTCTGAATACTTTGAAACCCTGCATAAGCTGGGCGCCGTCGCCCAGGCCCTCGGGGTCCAGCTGCCTGGAGCCTCTCGATGA
- a CDS encoding aminodeoxychorismate/anthranilate synthase component II, which produces MILLIDALDSFTYNLVQAFETLGMPVRVVRHDAIGLEEAKALKPEAVVLSPGPGHPTESPAHMALAGSDWAIPLLGVCLGHQALAAATGGRVIRALEPLHGEATPLEHEGTGLFLGLAPGLPVGRYHSLIAEPASLPACWRVTGRSPGGEIMAMAHRQLPRWGVQFHPESILTPDGPAMLANFLRMAKESR; this is translated from the coding sequence ATGATCCTCCTGATTGATGCCCTGGATTCCTTCACCTACAACCTGGTGCAGGCCTTCGAGACGCTGGGGATGCCGGTGCGCGTGGTGCGGCACGATGCCATCGGCCTCGAGGAGGCCAAGGCCCTCAAGCCCGAAGCCGTGGTGCTGTCGCCGGGGCCGGGCCATCCCACGGAAAGCCCGGCCCACATGGCCTTGGCGGGCTCGGATTGGGCCATCCCGCTGCTGGGCGTCTGCCTGGGGCATCAGGCCCTGGCGGCGGCCACGGGGGGCCGGGTCATCCGCGCCCTCGAGCCCCTGCACGGCGAGGCCACCCCCCTGGAACACGAGGGTACCGGCCTCTTCCTGGGGCTGGCGCCCGGCTTGCCCGTGGGCCGCTACCACAGCCTCATCGCCGAGCCAGCCTCGCTGCCCGCCTGCTGGCGCGTGACGGGCCGCAGCCCCGGCGGCGAAATCATGGCCATGGCCCACCGCCAGCTGCCCCGCTGGGGCGTGCAATTCCACCCCGAAAGCATCCTCACGCCGGACGGCCCGGCCATGCTCGCCAACTTCCTCCGGATGGCCAAGGAATCCCGATGA
- the trpD gene encoding anthranilate phosphoribosyltransferase encodes MTLLTTHNPIRPLPEATASELMRIFIDQDTDALLVGACLALLAQRVPEAHELAAFAGALSEVAVPFPALPEGALDTCGTGGDGASTANLSTLAALLLAHLGVPIVKHGNRAATSVCGSADLLEALGYDLARASADLSQDLQAHSFAFLFAPAYHPLLGRLREIRRRLGIPTIFNLLGPLLNPANPPLQLLGVAREDLLAPMAGALARRPTLRRAFVIHGKDAEGRGLDEASIEGPTTVQSVADGRVEALQVLVPRELGIGQPPRHALRVADRAEALAVARGIFGGAGHADFRPAVADAVALQAGLGLLLHRNRGLDDLPRAFQETRAALDRGFALPFPAPGPASDSAAGGQP; translated from the coding sequence ATGACTCTGCTCACCACCCACAATCCCATCCGCCCGTTGCCCGAGGCCACGGCCTCGGAGCTCATGCGCATCTTCATCGACCAGGACACGGACGCCCTGCTGGTGGGGGCCTGTCTGGCCCTGCTGGCCCAGCGGGTGCCCGAGGCCCACGAGCTGGCGGCCTTCGCCGGGGCCCTCTCCGAAGTGGCCGTCCCGTTCCCGGCCCTGCCCGAAGGCGCCCTCGACACCTGCGGCACGGGCGGCGACGGGGCCTCCACCGCCAACCTCAGCACCCTGGCAGCGCTGCTGCTGGCGCACCTTGGGGTCCCCATCGTCAAGCACGGCAACCGCGCCGCCACCAGCGTCTGCGGCAGCGCCGACCTGCTGGAGGCCCTGGGCTACGACCTGGCCCGGGCCAGCGCCGACCTGTCGCAGGACCTGCAGGCCCACAGCTTCGCCTTCCTGTTCGCCCCGGCCTACCACCCCCTGCTCGGTCGCCTGCGGGAGATCCGCCGCCGCCTGGGGATCCCTACCATCTTCAACCTGCTGGGCCCGCTGCTGAATCCGGCGAACCCGCCCCTGCAGCTGCTGGGCGTGGCCCGCGAAGACCTGCTGGCCCCCATGGCCGGGGCCCTGGCGCGGCGGCCGACCCTGCGGCGGGCTTTCGTGATCCACGGCAAGGATGCCGAGGGGAGGGGGCTGGATGAAGCCTCCATCGAAGGGCCCACCACGGTCCAGTCCGTGGCGGACGGGCGGGTCGAGGCCCTCCAGGTGCTGGTGCCCCGGGAACTGGGCATCGGCCAGCCGCCACGGCATGCCCTGCGCGTCGCGGATCGGGCCGAAGCCCTCGCCGTGGCCCGGGGCATCTTCGGCGGGGCGGGGCACGCGGATTTCCGCCCTGCGGTGGCGGATGCGGTGGCCCTGCAGGCGGGGCTCGGCCTGCTCCTCCATCGGAACCGGGGGCTCGACGACCTGCCTCGGGCCTTCCAGGAAACCCGGGCCGCCCTGGACCGAGGATTCGCGCTGCCATTCCCCGCGCCGGGTCCCGCCTCGGACTCTGCCGCAGGGGGGCAGCCATGA
- a CDS encoding indole-3-glycerol-phosphate synthase, translated as MSRLPDPALLVGETGLSSRSHLQRVLVAELARVGRLATPSPARPRRAGGGPFEAALRRDEAGKGGAVIAEYKQASPSLGPFAAGTPLLPQLRAYLEGGTAAFSILAEPFLFRGDADHIRLAAELDRPRLYKGFVIAEAQLAEAEACGAEAVLLIARVLKGHTAAFAEAARDRGLEPLVELHDLTEVPFAQEAQARLVGINARDLSTFNLGVPTAEPLRRVFPEAVLIRESGLATPEDARAALRAGFDAVLIGEALMRSPDPKGFLERVFADLRQEAR; from the coding sequence ATGAGCCGTCTTCCCGATCCCGCCCTCCTGGTGGGCGAAACAGGCCTTTCCTCCCGATCCCACCTCCAGCGGGTGCTGGTCGCGGAGCTCGCGCGGGTCGGCCGACTCGCCACGCCCTCTCCCGCCCGCCCCCGGCGCGCCGGAGGCGGCCCCTTCGAAGCCGCCCTGCGGCGCGACGAGGCGGGGAAGGGCGGCGCGGTCATCGCCGAATACAAGCAGGCTTCGCCCTCCCTCGGTCCCTTCGCAGCCGGCACGCCGCTGCTGCCCCAGCTCCGGGCCTATCTCGAGGGCGGCACCGCGGCCTTCTCCATCCTTGCGGAACCCTTTCTCTTCCGGGGCGACGCCGACCACATCCGCCTCGCGGCCGAACTCGACCGGCCCCGGCTCTACAAGGGTTTCGTCATCGCCGAGGCCCAACTGGCCGAGGCGGAGGCCTGCGGCGCTGAGGCCGTGCTGCTCATTGCCCGCGTGCTCAAGGGCCACACGGCCGCCTTCGCGGAGGCGGCGCGCGACCGCGGCCTGGAGCCCCTGGTGGAGCTGCACGACCTCACCGAAGTGCCCTTCGCCCAGGAGGCCCAGGCCCGCCTGGTGGGCATCAATGCCCGGGACCTCTCGACCTTCAACCTCGGCGTGCCCACGGCCGAGCCTCTGCGCCGGGTCTTCCCGGAGGCGGTGCTGATCCGCGAATCAGGGCTCGCCACACCGGAGGACGCACGCGCCGCCCTGCGGGCCGGCTTCGACGCGGTGCTCATCGGCGAGGCGCTCATGCGGAGCCCGGATCCAAAAGGGTTCCTGGAGCGGGTCTTCGCGGATCTCCGGCAGGAGGCCCGATGA
- the trpB gene encoding tryptophan synthase subunit beta encodes MTTGFELPTRFGTQALGGCYAPETLMQPLLDLEAAFLGASGDPAFLAELKTELRHFVGRPTPLTAAPRLAGKLGLKALFLKREDLTHTGAHKINNALAQALLARRMGKTEIIAETGAGQHGVATAAACARLGLSCTVYMGVTDMARQAPNVARMRLFGTQVVPVEAGQGTLKEAVNEALRAWAGRCDRAHYILGSALGPHPFPTLVRSFQTVIGEEARAQVLEQSGHLPEVVLACAGGGSNGLGLLVPFLGDGLRRVAVEAGGHGPALGEHAARLDGGRMGVLHGCKTLLLQDEHGHTAETASISAGLDYPALGPELAALALDGQVEVRRASDDEALAGARLLCESEGILPALESSHALALLPTLAVEGVATILLGLSGRGDKDLSTYQSRLGI; translated from the coding sequence ATGACCACCGGATTCGAACTCCCCACGCGGTTCGGGACACAGGCTCTCGGCGGCTGCTACGCCCCGGAAACCCTCATGCAGCCGCTGCTCGACCTGGAGGCGGCCTTCCTGGGGGCCTCCGGCGATCCCGCCTTCCTCGCAGAGCTAAAGACGGAGCTGCGCCACTTCGTGGGCCGGCCCACGCCGCTCACGGCCGCACCTCGTCTGGCCGGGAAGCTGGGCCTGAAGGCGCTCTTCCTCAAGCGCGAGGACCTCACCCACACGGGCGCCCACAAGATCAACAACGCTCTGGCCCAGGCCCTCCTGGCGCGCCGCATGGGCAAGACGGAGATCATCGCGGAAACCGGCGCGGGTCAGCACGGTGTGGCCACCGCAGCGGCCTGCGCCCGGTTGGGGTTGTCCTGCACCGTCTACATGGGCGTCACGGACATGGCCCGCCAGGCGCCGAATGTGGCGCGGATGCGGCTCTTCGGCACCCAGGTCGTGCCCGTGGAAGCCGGGCAGGGCACGCTCAAGGAGGCCGTGAACGAGGCCCTGCGGGCCTGGGCCGGTCGCTGCGATCGCGCCCACTACATCCTCGGCTCCGCCCTGGGACCCCACCCGTTCCCAACGCTGGTGCGCAGCTTCCAGACGGTGATTGGCGAGGAAGCCCGGGCGCAGGTGCTGGAGCAATCCGGACATTTGCCCGAGGTCGTCCTCGCCTGCGCCGGTGGCGGCAGCAACGGCCTGGGCTTGCTGGTGCCCTTCCTGGGCGACGGCTTGCGCCGGGTGGCCGTCGAGGCTGGGGGTCATGGTCCGGCGCTGGGTGAACACGCGGCCCGGCTCGACGGAGGCCGCATGGGCGTCCTGCATGGCTGCAAGACCCTGCTGCTCCAGGACGAACACGGCCACACGGCGGAGACCGCCAGCATCAGCGCCGGGCTGGACTACCCGGCGCTGGGTCCCGAACTCGCGGCCCTGGCGCTGGATGGCCAAGTGGAAGTGCGCCGCGCCTCCGATGATGAAGCCCTGGCCGGGGCGCGCCTGCTCTGCGAAAGCGAGGGCATCCTGCCGGCCCTGGAGAGCAGCCACGCCCTGGCCCTGCTGCCCACCCTCGCCGTCGAAGGTGTCGCCACCATCCTGCTGGGCCTCAGCGGCCGGGGCGACAAGGACCTGTCCACCTACCAGTCGCGTCTGGGGATCTGA
- the trpA gene encoding tryptophan synthase subunit alpha, with the protein MNLNPLLPFLMAGDPSLEALPALLSEAKTHGIEALELGLPHSDPIADGPVLQAAAQRAIARGATPLRVLESLAGIAESPDLILFTYLNPLLQLGADRLKALLAPTPVKALLVVDLPFGEEPGFEADLRAAGYPMVPLLAPTTTLVRARQVLSERPDPGPSAPFAQRFAYVVARLGVTGTGQGTDLAPVRERLAHLLAATSRPLAVGFGLSDPASLAAVRNMGATPVVGSALVQALDAGKSLSQALDGGLR; encoded by the coding sequence ATGAACCTGAATCCACTCCTCCCTTTCCTGATGGCCGGTGATCCCAGCCTGGAGGCTCTCCCAGCCCTTCTTTCGGAGGCCAAAACCCACGGCATCGAGGCCCTCGAGCTGGGGCTGCCGCACTCGGATCCCATCGCGGACGGTCCCGTGCTCCAGGCCGCAGCCCAGCGCGCCATCGCCCGGGGCGCCACGCCCCTCCGGGTGCTCGAATCCCTCGCGGGAATCGCAGAAAGCCCGGATCTCATCCTCTTCACCTACCTGAATCCCCTGCTCCAACTCGGCGCGGATCGGCTGAAGGCGCTGTTGGCGCCCACGCCGGTGAAGGCGCTGCTGGTGGTGGACCTGCCCTTTGGCGAGGAGCCCGGATTCGAAGCGGATCTGCGCGCCGCGGGCTATCCGATGGTGCCGCTGCTGGCACCCACCACGACCCTGGTCCGAGCCCGGCAGGTCCTGTCGGAACGGCCGGATCCCGGCCCCTCCGCACCCTTCGCCCAGCGGTTCGCCTATGTGGTGGCTCGCCTGGGCGTCACGGGGACGGGGCAGGGCACCGACCTGGCCCCCGTGCGTGAACGGCTGGCCCACTTGCTCGCGGCCACGAGCCGTCCTCTCGCGGTGGGCTTCGGCCTCTCCGATCCCGCCAGCCTGGCGGCGGTGCGGAACATGGGCGCCACGCCTGTCGTCGGTTCGGCGCTCGTGCAGGCCCTCGACGCGGGCAAGTCCCTGTCGCAGGCCCTCGACGGCGGGCTCCGTTGA